The genomic DNA GTATTAATAATGTATTTCCACCTCGAGTTCATTATATGTTAATATTACCCGATACTCAATCAAATTTCTATAATCCAAAACCATCAATGGCTTTATCCATAATATCATCATTTATTCCAATATATCGTAATGTTACGGAAGGTGCTGAATGATTGAATATTTCTTGGAGCAGTACAACGTCTTTATATTGTTGATAAAAATGGAAACCAAATGTTTTCCTCAATGTATGAGTTCCAATTTCACCTATTCCGACTTTTTCAGCAGCTGCATTTAAAACACGATATGCTTGTACCCGTGAAATTGGTTTTCCGCCTTTTTTAGATGGAAATAGGTAATCTTCATCATGCAATCCTTCAACATAATCTTCTACCAATCGTTGAGCAACTGGAGTAAGCTTCAATCGTTTGGATTTTCGTGTTTTCGTTTCTTTTAAAATGATATGGGTTTTACCTTTAATATCTTTCACTTTCATTGGCAAAATATCACTTATCCTTAACCCAGTATTAATGCCAAAACAAAACAGAAAATAATCCCTATATGATGAGTGCATTAATACGGTTTTCATTTGTTCGATTTTATCCTTTTCTCTGATTGGTTGTACTGCCATAATATATCATCTCCCATTTTAGAATTTAATAGATTTCGTTGCTATCGGTTTTTAATTGTTTTGAATGTATTTATATTGATTGATGAAGAAAACGGCGTAGCAAACGAGCTACACCGTTCCTAATGTTATTCAATGACAACTACAACAAAGTTCACGAGGTTATCTGTGTATTCGTTTGGATCGTTGTTAATGTAATTTGATTT from Bacillus aquiflavi includes the following:
- a CDS encoding site-specific integrase, which encodes MMAVQPIREKDKIEQMKTVLMHSSYRDYFLFCFGINTGLRISDILPMKVKDIKGKTHIILKETKTRKSKRLKLTPVAQRLVEDYVEGLHDEDYLFPSKKGGKPISRVQAYRVLNAAAEKVGIGEIGTHTLRKTFGFHFYQQYKDVVLLQEIFNHSAPSVTLRYIGINDDIMDKAIDGFGL